The following is a genomic window from Malus sylvestris chromosome 12, drMalSylv7.2, whole genome shotgun sequence.
AATTACACCGGGGACCCTTAAACTAGATTTGAATTCGAAATTGATGGAGTTTGGGGTTTGTTGAACTAGATTTCGAGGGCATGATCGGTTATAACAAAGATCGTTTGTAACGCGAAAAAGGTGTTATAATTAATGAAAAACTGGTTTTgtcctaatttaaaaaaaaacgatattCTCTACACTAAACAAAAGGagatgggcttagcctcataatgggttagcaataatctggttcaaattcgcttttgccGAGAatggaacctaaaacctcttacttacaagtgaagaggaatactactaaaccgtagtacttaATGAAGAGTaacataaaacctctcacttacaaacgaagaagaatatcaattaaagccaaagaaatGCAGCATTTCATTAAGCAAATGTTGCCAATATTTATTTCAAAACATTGACTAAAAAAATGttgtaaaataaaaatgtcTACCACCACCTTTCACCATCATCCTCACAACCACCCTCACACATTCTCTACCACCATCACCCTCACCATGGCCACAACCACCTTGGCCATCCCCGCCACCTCCTAACAACAATTTTCACATCCATCCTCTCACAACCATTGTTATCATAACAACCCCGTATCGCCATTGTCACCGCCGTCACCACCACCCTCTCACAACCATTGTTATGTTAACACAACAACCCCCTGTCACCATTGTCGTCGTCGTTGCCACCACCACTGTCTCTACCATTGCCTCTTACCCCACTCTAGCCACCATATATATCTTGTCACCACTACTGCAGTACTACCACCACCCCAACCACCACTTCAACCACCACTGCCACTATCTTAAAATTATGCTAGTACATgcccacacacaaagtgtgtgtgaaatactttacttttgttttttaaattaaaaagagGAAGAGAGCCAGAGAGAGCATGGGAgtaggagagagggagagaggtttattttttactttaaaaaaaaattagacatgATACAATCACctataggtgaggcttaaaaaaaacaaaattttgcttttgtgaaattacatttccgTCCTTAACTCTTTTGTTGTGATAGAAGATAAAAATGTCTTTTTATCCTCTTTGGTTTGACAAAAAGGGTTTCATTAATATGTGGTTTAGATTACACGAACATTACTACcaaggataatgctagggagaccacATTTGTagtctaaattttgtaaactaattgACATGAAACTTGATAATTGGATTATCatttaaatattgattaacatgcttatttcttattggtgacacatcatttagtttgcaaatttaatctacTTAGTATTACTCTACTAGGAAAcatgaatttattattttttgacaCTTTTATATTAGTACTAGACATGTTTtcatagtttaaaaaaaaaaaatcattctcaGATTAAAAGTACCAAACCCATTCTCAaattataaaatgtaaaatcCTATGAATTTACAAAACAATTCTTCAAAAGTCATTTTGTGAAACATTAGCAGACAAGTTTTGCTTGCACCTTTTGGTTGTGGAATCTTGGCATGGCCACACAGGTCTGGTCCTAACCTCATTTGGAACCAAAAATGAATTGcacttttaaatatatatatatacacacacatttatATATAAGGATTGTATTAAATATATGTAAGTATTGTAACCAAATTTATATGCCCACAAAATCTTAGAATGGACCTACATCTATGTTCCTCTTTATAGGCTTTTAAAATTATGTCACACGAAGATGCAAGATTTGAGAGATTCCCGCCAAGAAAAGGGGACTAATTTGCTTGAATGGATACACAGATTAGTTTTCTAACAAGATTTTTTTGAGAATGGATATATATAGGTTGATTTTCAACTAACTTTAATGACATGATTATTTTGTTACGATCACAAGTGGAGCTATGACAAATCAATTTCTTTACTGCCGGCCTAAGAGGCAACATAAAAGAAACGAGTCATATTCTAGCGGCATGAATTATAGTCACATATTGTGGTGCTGGTGAATCACACGATAATGATTGGAGAAAAAAGTTGAAATATCTCTATGAGTTTTTTTGAGTTCCAAAAGAATGGACTGCAGTGGTGATACCATTAGCTagttcttttgaaaaaaaaaaaaaaaactaatcacATGAACTAACCATGTTAATTACCAACAGATATtcagaaagttttttttttttttttgaaatacatTAAATTTTAACCCACTTAATAATATAGAAATGCCGCTTGCGGGTTGGATTAGACTCTTCacgaaaaaaaagggtaaattacatagtagcccctcaggtttgaggtctattacaacctcatacaacatctttaaaatatttcactttcatacctcaagtactattttatttcaaaataatatctccgttacattttccatctattgatccgttaagtgctgacgtggcttccaaatgtgtgccacgtggttGCCAAATGTATGCCACGtggtaaaataataatttttaaatttttttttttgaaaaatctgaatcttcttaaaaaaaacaaaaaacaaaagctgAACCCCTTTCCCCTCCCCCCACACCCACacacaaaaacccagaaacttaCACAGCCCCTCTCCTAGACGACCCACCTCACCCCACCTAGCAGAGACCCTTCCTGTCGCCCCCTCCGCCCCCCTCTcatctcccccatcttcatcttcttcccctgaCCCTCGTACCTGCAACCCAGAGAAAACAAAAACCCCAATCCTGTCTAAACTTCGATTCTTCTCGCTTAGCCACAAACAATTGTTTCGCGGTCAGACAGAAGTGTGGAGGACTTATCTTCATTCATGGAACTACATCTATTTGACAACACTGTGTATGAACATAATCCTTTTATGGTTGTTACTCAGATAAATTAGGCATTAAACTTTTAACACATTTTAAAGTGTCGGTGCAGTTTAACCAAAGCACAATCCAATATCCCTCACTTTGAACTGGAgattaagcaaaaaaaaaaaacaattacccACAAGACTTCTACAGACTCGTATTTATGCAAGAAAAGTAGAAATTCGAAAGGCGAAAGCTAAATCACTTACATGGGTAGGTGCACGTCCTCTGCAAGAATCGCATTGTTGGCCTTGAGGTCATATCTGTGACACAAAAAGCAAACAAAATCAATCCCACCACACCAAATTATGCGTTCTTGTAGCTCACAGTACAGTGAACCAAAGCATAGAGTATAAGCTCATCTACACACTTGAGCTAGAAAGCCCAAATATTGCTTAGGCAATAGATCAAACATCTGGCGGGCAACATAAAGCTTCATGCGTCTGAGTTTTgcgcaaaagaaagaaaaaaagagcaaAAAGGGTTTGAGAGAATGCGGCGTACTTCTGCAAGAACCCCTCGTCGACGACGGCGGAGATGTCTAGCAGTGGGTTGCCCATCCTCAACAGAATTCCCTCGGACGCCATTGAGAAAGAGAGCTGGAGCTAGAGCTTAAGAAACAGTAGCAATTACAAAGATGGAGAAATCAGATCAGATCTATGGAGGTTGGGATTGGGATGGAACCAAATGTGTATGTTTAGTGGGTTAGTGGGGTCTCTCGCAATGAAGTAGGTGGGTTACAgatgagagaagggagaaagggggtgggggtgaagaggagaaagagctcggggaaggtgggggtggggtgggtttttggatgggaggggaggtgaagagagtggaggagagggagaagagggGTAGGGAGAGGTTGCGGGGGTGGTTCTGCATTTTCtaagttttggttttttttttttttttttttttttaagaagattcagatttttcaaaaaaaaaaaaaaaaaattattatttttgccacgtggcatacatttggcagccacgtggcacacatttggcagccacgtcagtacttaacggatcaatggatggaaaatgtaacggaggtattattttgaaataaaatactacttgaggtatgaaagtgaaatgttttaaagatgttgtataaagttgtaatagacctcaaacctgaagatctactatgtaatttaccaaaaaaaaaaatgacaacatTAGCGGCTTGGTCATAACCCTAAACCATGCAAAAatacttctttcttttttatgaatCTGCGGTGgaacattaaaactaaaaacgagGAGAGTGATGGGACTTGACCTTAGCTACAATCATCATTCATAAGAAAAACACTCTAAATAATATCAGACAACCCCTCAAATTAAATCAAAAATGGAAATGTTGGAGCTTTCACCTGAACACTTGCTTCGTCGTGCAaaggtttttaaaaaataatcatgCGTTTGACACGTTTTGGAACTTAATCAAATAAACAATCTCCGGATCCTTCTCGTTAATTTATGTTTACAGCTATTGTGCTCATACTTTAGTATACAAAGAAACATTCTCCGCATATCGCTTAATTAGCTCTTTTTCAACTAGCTGTAAACATAAATTAACGAGAAGGATCCGGATCCTTCTCGTTAATCTATCATCACTGTTGGGATATTGTCAGCTTTGATGTTATTCAATTTGTGAAGCAATTCTTTCAATCAAATTGGCTATACCCCAATGCCAATAGTAATTTCTTAGTTTTGATACCGAAGGTGGAAGATGCTATTTCCATGACTCATTTTAGACCTATTGCTTTGGCAAACTTTCTCTTTAAGATTATTCCCAAAATTTTGGCAGTTCGTCTTTCTCATGTTGTTCAACGCATTATTTCTCCACATCAAGCTGCTTTCATACCTGGCCAACGTATCACAGATTGTATTGGCCTTGTTTCTGAATGTTTCAATGTGCTTGACAAAAAAACTCGTGGTGGCAATATGGGAGTCAAAGTTGATATAGctaaggcttttgatactttagATTGGTCATTTCTATTGCGGGTGCTTACTAACTTTGGGTTCTCCACTTGTTTTATAGACTGGGTTTCTACCATCTTAAGATCTGCTAAACTGTCAATCCTAATCAATGGTTCCCCGCATGGTTTTTTCTCTTGTTCCCGAGGAGTGCGCCAAGGGGATCCTCTCTCTCCGTTACTTTTCTGTCTAGCTGAGGAGGCTTTATCAAGGGGCCTGAGTCGTCTTCAACTTGATGGGCTTACTAAGCCAACTTTTGCTCCAAGAGGTTGTATCTCTCCCTCTCACGTTCTCTATGCAGATGACTTATTCATTTTCTGTAGAAGTGACGGTGTCACCCTGCGAAATTTGCAAGGTTTCTTCGATAGATATAGTAGAGCCTCTGGTCAATTTATCAATAAGGCAAAAAGTACTTTCTACTTGGGCTCTACCTCAAGGCATCGCAAAGCTGTGGTTGAGAGTTACTTGGGTTTCAAAGAAGGCAAAGCACCGTTTGTCTACTTAGGAGTTCCAATCTTTTGTGGCAAGCCTAAAAGGAGTCATCTTCAAGCCTTGGCAGATAAAGCTAAAGCTAAGTTAACTGGTTGGAAGGGGAAACTTTTATCTATGGCAGGAAGAGTTCAACTCACCCAATCAGTTTTTCAAAGTATGCTATTGCATAGCTTCTCTGTTTATAAGTGGCCTTCCTCCTTGCTAAGGTCTCTTTCACGATGTGCTCGCAATTTTATATGGTCTGGTGACGTAACCTCCAAGAAGCTTGTTACCGTTTCTTGGCATCAGATATGTGCTCCAAAGAATGAAGGTGGTTTGGGTTTGCGTGATCTTGGCTCTCTTAACACTACAGCTCTCTTAAAGCTTGGATGGCTTATTATTACTACTGATTCCCCTTGGAGTATTTATCTTCGGAAACGTTTCAAGCTACATGGTCGCCTATACTCTTGTAGTTATAAGCGATCTTCTATATGGCCTGGTATTAAATCCATTCTTCATATCTTGTTTCAGAACTGTCGTTGGGTGATTGGAAGTGGTTCTACTACTTCCCTTTGGGTTGATAAATGGCTGGATAAGCCTATTGTGGACGTCGTTTGGGCAACAGAGATTGCCCCTTCGTTATCTCGTACTAAGGTCTCAAATATTATTCGTATGGGAAAATGGGTTattccttctattttttcttctactttCCCAGACCTAACTAAAGAGATCTTAGAAATGCCTCTTCCAATTGATGCGGATAAGGACGTTTTAATTTGGGAAGTTTCGACATCTGGTGTTTTTTCGTTTTCCGATGGCTATGAAATTGTTCGTCATCGGTTTCCTGTCAAGAGTTGGGCTTCCATTATCTGGCGTCCTTTCATCCCACCTCATTACTCTATTTTAGTTTGGAAGATTCTATTCAACAAGCTCCCAACGGAGGATCAACTTCAGCGCCAAGGCATCCCGCTGGCTCCAATATGCCTACTATGTCACAAGAACTCTGAATCTATTGACCACTTATTTTCTAGCTGTGACTTTGCACAATGTGCTTGGCGTTGGCTAGCTACCCAATTTGGCACTATTATTCCACCTACGGGCTCCCTCTCTGATCTATGGCTTGCTTTTCTGTCAAAGCGGTTTTCTCCACATCTTCGCAATGTCTGGCTAGCTTCGGGGTTTTTCTTACTAATGGCTATTTGGAAGATGCGTAATAAAGTGAAGTTTGAAGGCAAACCTCCCTCCTTCTCACGTCTCTGCCGCTCCACCTCGGCCTGGATTAGGCAGGTTGGAGCTCTCACCCCTGGCCATGTACGAGGCATTTTGGACAGGCAACTTTTAGTCTCTCTTGGAATATCGCCTAACTCCTGTAAAGCTCCTTCTATTGTCCCTGTTCTTTGGCACCCCCTCCTCTTTCTTGGGTCAAAGTGAATACTGATGGTCTTGCTAAAGGTAATCCGGGTCCTGCGGCTTGTGGCGGGGTTTTTCGAGATTCTGCGGGTTATTTTCTTGGTGGTTTCTCCCTAAGCTTGGGCCATCGTACTTCTTTCTATGCGGAGCTCCATGCTGTCATCCTTGCTGTCGAATTGGCCCACGTGCGGGGCTGGCAAAATTTATGGCTTGAAAACGACTCTTCTAGTGTAatatcatgttttgcttctggATCTTTCTCTCCCCCTTGGTCGCTCCAGACACGCTGGAACAATTGTACTCTCCATTTGCAGAACATGGGTTTTCGTTGCTCTCATATTTTTCGAGAAAGGAATGTTGTTGCTGACAAATTAGCCAATTTAGGGCtcctatcatcttcacttgtctGGCATTCCACTCCCCCAATTGAGATCCTCCCTCCTTTGCACTCAGATTTCTTGGGCATGCCAACCTACAGGTTCGTCTCCTCTTCTTGATGTGtcttctcctttcttttcctaacctttttggattcccttttgttttgcaGTTTGTCTTGCAGGTTATTACCTTTTAAGGTTTATAGAGGGGTTTGGGCTTATGCCCGCCTAgtcttttccttgtattttcttttccaagaggGGTACGGTCCATGTCCCCCCCCCTTTTTCCggcatttcctttctcaaaaggggTAAGGTGCATGTCCCCcccttttttcatttttgtatttcttttctcttgttctatgaggggttaggtttatgtccccccctGTCTAGGTGtaacttcttttttcttatcaataaaattccCTCGTACCACCGaggttctccaaaaaaaaaaaaaaaaaaagcgatgTGTCACGTTACTGGCCTCTCTCTTAATATGCAACACGAATTGGATACCTGGGTAAAGAGCTAGCTACAATTTAACATCACCAATAATTACTCTTCCCATAGGTGAAGTATCCTTCACAAATCACACGATCGAAGGCCAACTTTACAGCAAATTCCAAACCTTCGCAAACATAATTGTTACAGTAACCCAATTGTGACAAAATCGTTGTTCATTCACCTGAGAATCAATTGGGACATATTGCATGCTGCTGACACATTTAGCAAAATATATGCAATGCAAAGAGGCCACACAAAATATTATAATCATGTGCAAAAGGAAGACAGAAAACTGCAGCCCTCGTGGTACAAATTGACTGAGTATGACATATGATGTAGTGGGAGCCAAGGAAGGCACATGTGAACACCTTGTGGACTAGTCACATATTTTGTAGTATATTTACTTTCCACTTCATAAGTTGGGACCAACGTTCCAACTGCCCAACggctttgttttttattttattttatttattttttttgtctttcttcctattatttgtttttttttcctcctcttaTCTTAGAATTTTACAAAGAGCGCACTTTTACAATGCTATGTTTGGTtgaaaattttctaaatttcaatTAAGGTCAAGTACAAAAATTTGATATCACAAAAATTATACATATAGGAGAGACTAGAAAAGTTTTCATGAGCATTATAAAGGCGTGTGAgagaaattaacaaaattttACTTGAAATGCGTCATTTGTAAAAAGAGAACTTCAAATATTGCTAGacgattcctttttttttttttttgccatgtgACAGTGTTTAGAGAATGcatcttttattaaaaaatgatggcaCTTTTATTTCTTAGTTTTCACTATTGGATTTCAAATGGACAGTTTTGGCTATAAGGTATATTGAATAAAACACCTTATCAAAAAGATCGTTTCGTTTGTAGGACTAGAAACCTAGTTAGCCAAAGTCACCAAACCCTTTTGGCGAGTATGTGGTTTTGTGGATTCACATAGAATAACAAAGTACCCTAATTTAGTGAATACATAACAAGGAAGTagaatattataatatatatatatatatatatatattattaagtgTACTTCTTCCAATATATCAAGAGTACTCACGAGTCACATCCACATtcttctttttaaaattttcctcCTGCGGAGGTTTCTTAAAAATAATACTGTGCAGCTTTCTGCgtacaaaacgaaacaaatagATAAAGCAAATCATCACTAGCTTTAGCTAATTATACCATGAAGGAATATATATGTATCCACTTGCACAGTGGTCAAGAAAAGCTGCTACATTGCCACCATCTTGTACACCGAAATAAATACCGTACACCGCACCAAAGCAGACATTCTGGTTACATATGGTACACATTGAGTTCAGCCACAGGTTGGCCTGGTTTCATCCACGTCACACTGCGCACCCCTATTTCATTGGTAGATCCATACTAACATGCACCAAAAATAGATGTACCACATCGTGAGTCATGACCCATCATGATTCATGACTCATGACACAATGGTGGTGCTAGTCCTTTCTTTCACCAGCACTGGAAACCCACCGCTTAAGGTCGCAGTGAGTCCAGGAGAGAACTTCGGCACACGACATGATTCGTGTGCTGCATGTTCGATGTTAAATCGTCTCAGCAGTGAAAGCACAACAGTTTTCATCTCCATCACAGCCATCTCTTTCCCCAGACAAACCCTAAGTCCCGGTTGAAAAATTGGGTACTTGAAAGGGTTTTCCATGAAGAAAACGCCATCCTTCAACCATCTGTCGGGCTTGAATTCCATGCAGTCGGAGCCCCAACTCTCCTGGATCCTACCCATTGCGTACGGATGGTAAGTAACCCTAGTCCCTTTCCTCACAAACGTGCCATCGGGTAAAACATCATCTTGTTcacaaaactttgaatcaaactGTACAGGAGGGTAGAGCCTCATGCTCTCATAAATTGCGGCTTGTAAATAATGAAGTTCTTGCATTTGCTCAAAGCTCTTGAGACCCTGATTGATTCCAAGCACTCTATCAGTCTCCAACCGAATTGCTGACGCAGCGTTCGGGTGGGTCCCCATGAGCCAAAAGAAACTTGTCAAAGCAGACGCCATAGTGTCACGCCCTGCCAATAGAAAACTTATAAAAATGTCTCTTAAGTAGCCTTCATCTTCTACACTTCTCATGAATCTTGACAAGAGATCTCTTTGGGTTGAAAATCCCAATTCGCGCTTTCTGGCGATCACCTCCTTGGCTAAAGCGTTGATCATATTTATGGATTCCTTAAGTTGCTTCTCGCTCCCCAAATTTAAAATTCTCTTGATCTTCCAAATTATGGGAGATGGCGTCATGGCTCTCTCGGCGGACAACTTCGAGGCCATGTCGAAAGCGACAGCGAATTCAGACAAGGGCAGCGACAACTCTAGGCACATAGGGTCCAACCCGAAAGAGAACTTGCATATGGTGTCGAACGAGAATCTCTTGAACACGTCTTGCAAATCGAGGACTATTCCGTTACCACCATCCGAATTAGAACAAACGGATGTTAAGAGAGGGATGAGACGGTGCTCGATTTCGTGATTGACAATCTCGAAAGCGTACGATCGTACCGAGTGTCTATCGAGCTCGAGGCTTGCCATCTTCCTCTGAAACCTCCATGAGTGGCCGTCCACGTTGAATATGCCTTGACCTAGAAAGTCGCCAAGGATTGTAGAGAAGGGTTTGCCTTTCGGGTAGTTTTCGAATCGAGTTTTGAGCATGTACTCGACGTTTTCAGGGTTGGCTGTGATGGTGTTTCTTAGAACATGTATGTGAATGGTTTTGCTCGGAGAATCTTGAAGAAGATGTGCATACCAATCACAAAGGTTTACGAATTCTAAAGACCAGCTTGAGGTGAGATAGGTCTGACAAATTTCACAACTGCACCATAGTTTTGATCTCAATAGGAAAAGGCTGAAGATCATAGAGAATAGAAGAAAGCAAATGAAGGTGTAAAACAATTGCAAGAGCCCAGAAACTTCAAACTCCATTGGAAATATGACCAAGGAATGGAACATGGAAGAGACTGGTAATGAGAGAGATCACAAGATGGCATGATATTTTATATGCGATTTGATGGTTTTTCACATAAATAATTTCCGCACACCTTTTGCTCGTGCTTTTAAAAGTAAATACAAACAATAAGAAACAGAagcaaatattaatttttagttcagtggttttttttttttttttttggtgtacgTCTCCACTTCCAAAGAGAAATTATTGAAATATGGAAAGTGAGAAATATTTAGCATGAAGAACCCGTGTCCGTGTGAGACGAGAGCAAACTGTGATGATCTGAGTCCACAAAACgaaaaatgtatgaaaaatacGTTCGCTCACGTGGACTTATTCGTGTCTGTACGAACTGGCCTGgcctttttaattttatgagaAGTAAACTAACAACAGTATTAGGTGGACTGGACCACTCTTGTCGTCAAAAAAGAGCAACAACACAGTTAATtgaattgggagaaaaattagTGTGTTGGTATGGCCCATATGGGTACGAATCtactatacatatatataatatatgggtatatgtgtgtgtatgctaaattgtagataccttttggatgtTTGATAGTCTAAAACATATAATAGAAGTATCGACAATGTAACAAGTTTAGGAGAGTTTTGTAGCAGTTATGACTTACTTCTCAATTTAGAATCTTAAAGCAACAAATGTTGTTCAAAATTCAAACATGACATGGTGGTTTTGTGGTTTATGTGCTTGACAAGAGACTATGAGAATGAAGATTGACATTTTTAGGATGTAATTCTTTTACAGACAATTGTAAATCATCAAAGAATGGTGCGATATTT
Proteins encoded in this region:
- the LOC126593869 gene encoding cytochrome P450 94C1-like — protein: MFHSLVIFPMEFEVSGLLQLFYTFICFLLFSMIFSLFLLRSKLWCSCEICQTYLTSSWSLEFVNLCDWYAHLLQDSPSKTIHIHVLRNTITANPENVEYMLKTRFENYPKGKPFSTILGDFLGQGIFNVDGHSWRFQRKMASLELDRHSVRSYAFEIVNHEIEHRLIPLLTSVCSNSDGGNGIVLDLQDVFKRFSFDTICKFSFGLDPMCLELSLPLSEFAVAFDMASKLSAERAMTPSPIIWKIKRILNLGSEKQLKESINMINALAKEVIARKRELGFSTQRDLLSRFMRSVEDEGYLRDIFISFLLAGRDTMASALTSFFWLMGTHPNAASAIRLETDRVLGINQGLKSFEQMQELHYLQAAIYESMRLYPPVQFDSKFCEQDDVLPDGTFVRKGTRVTYHPYAMGRIQESWGSDCMEFKPDRWLKDGVFFMENPFKYPIFQPGLRVCLGKEMAVMEMKTVVLSLLRRFNIEHAAHESCRVPKFSPGLTATLSGGFPVLVKERTSTTIVS